From a region of the Methanolinea sp. genome:
- the npdG gene encoding NADPH-dependent F420 reductase encodes MKIGIVGGTGDIGEGIAMRLSPNHDVVIGSREEDKAESSCTACIEALGHLGIRCRLAGHSNQEAIDRSDIVILAIPFRHLVQTMSSLSGFEGKIVVSPINPMEKREFFVYAPPVEGSAAQLVQKMLPEETRVCSAFNTVAANKWKALSEVLDLAVPVCGDDAHAKAAVMHLVGSIPGVKPYDAGPLAVSSMVECLTPLLLNIARYNKMRDVGIQFR; translated from the coding sequence ATGAAGATTGGCATCGTTGGCGGGACCGGGGATATCGGAGAGGGGATTGCAATGCGGCTCTCCCCAAACCACGATGTGGTGATCGGATCCCGCGAAGAAGACAAGGCAGAAAGTTCCTGCACCGCCTGTATTGAGGCCCTGGGCCATCTCGGAATACGGTGCAGGCTCGCTGGCCATTCTAACCAGGAAGCCATTGACCGGTCTGATATTGTGATCCTTGCGATACCGTTTCGGCACCTGGTCCAGACCATGTCATCCTTGAGCGGATTTGAGGGTAAAATCGTGGTTTCGCCCATCAACCCCATGGAAAAAAGGGAATTCTTTGTTTATGCTCCTCCCGTGGAGGGTTCCGCGGCTCAGCTGGTCCAAAAAATGTTACCCGAAGAAACCCGGGTATGTTCGGCCTTCAACACGGTGGCGGCAAATAAATGGAAGGCACTCAGCGAAGTGCTTGACCTGGCAGTGCCGGTCTGTGGTGACGATGCTCATGCCAAGGCGGCGGTGATGCATCTCGTTGGGAGTATCCCGGGAGTGAAACCCTACGATGCCGGGCCGCTCGCCGTCTCCTCCATGGTGGAGTGCCTCACCCCCCTGCTGCTCAACATCGCGCGGTATAATAAGATGAGGGATGTCGGTATCCAGTTCAGGTGA
- the trxA gene encoding thioredoxin — MGKPVLIDFFAEWCGPCRLQGPQLDELKRNMGDKIEIRKIDVDQNMELANRYAIRVVPTLIIEKDGKVMETLEGVTSAEALKRMLMPLVE; from the coding sequence ATGGGAAAACCGGTTTTGATTGACTTTTTTGCCGAATGGTGCGGTCCGTGCAGGCTCCAGGGGCCCCAACTCGACGAGCTCAAGCGGAATATGGGTGACAAGATAGAGATCCGGAAGATCGATGTCGATCAGAACATGGAGCTCGCCAACAGGTATGCGATCCGTGTCGTGCCGACCCTCATCATCGAAAAAGACGGCAAGGTGATGGAGACCCTCGAAGGGGTCACCAGTGCCGAGGCCCTCAAGCGTATGCTTATGCCGCTGGTGGAATAG
- a CDS encoding preprotein translocase subunit SecD, which yields MNRKGLIELVKTWQVALLVILLAVSVVAIYPHIDDGVTTNLQYGLDLRGGTWLQMRFQAEVVGFATDRPVSDFLADLQKTLDAEIYLIGDNKIEIRKYFAENELKPAFTAARGTLTSYEQGVSRKTGEQVKQILEQKLNALGTRDAKVNLLTGFSGVTQYVRVELAGVSRSQAEDIVGKQGKFEIRIHTTGNETEHVLYGDTISTVGIPSQEPGKNTWGVSFTISEEGAKQLRDAAIKYGGTTDPDNHWLDMILDGKTVYSAPLSKDLATKLQAGPVQQLLASTGPGQEGLAQAKNLEIHLRAGALPVEVSLAGTNTIPAPLGEHFTRMCMYAFIAAAVAVGIVIFYRYREPSIVLPMMGVNLSEIVILLGIAAVIRQQLDLAAIAGLIAVLGTGIDQLVIITDEVLHEGKVPSRQLYEKRLTRAVGIIMVSAATVVIAMLPLAILPLQSLRGFAVITILGVLIGVLITRPAYGKIIAAILSK from the coding sequence ATGAACAGGAAAGGGCTGATCGAGCTGGTAAAGACCTGGCAGGTTGCGCTTCTTGTCATCCTCCTGGCGGTATCTGTGGTAGCGATATACCCGCATATCGATGACGGGGTAACCACCAATCTCCAGTACGGCCTCGATCTTCGCGGGGGTACATGGCTCCAGATGAGGTTCCAGGCCGAAGTTGTGGGATTTGCAACGGACCGCCCGGTCTCCGATTTCCTGGCCGACCTCCAGAAAACACTCGATGCTGAGATCTATCTTATTGGGGACAACAAAATTGAAATCCGAAAATACTTCGCTGAGAATGAACTGAAACCCGCGTTTACAGCAGCGCGGGGAACGCTCACCAGTTACGAGCAGGGAGTCTCCAGGAAGACTGGTGAACAGGTGAAACAAATCCTCGAGCAGAAACTCAATGCACTCGGTACCCGGGATGCCAAGGTCAACCTCCTCACCGGGTTTTCCGGTGTTACCCAGTATGTTCGGGTTGAGCTCGCTGGAGTAAGTAGGAGCCAGGCTGAAGATATCGTTGGAAAGCAGGGGAAATTCGAAATACGGATCCATACTACGGGGAATGAAACGGAACACGTCCTCTATGGCGACACCATTTCAACGGTCGGGATACCAAGCCAGGAACCAGGGAAAAACACATGGGGCGTTTCCTTCACCATTTCTGAAGAAGGCGCAAAACAGCTCCGTGACGCAGCCATCAAGTACGGGGGAACAACCGATCCCGATAACCACTGGCTGGACATGATCCTTGATGGAAAGACCGTCTACAGTGCACCGCTGAGTAAAGACCTTGCTACCAAGCTCCAGGCCGGCCCAGTTCAACAACTTCTGGCATCAACCGGTCCAGGTCAGGAAGGCCTGGCGCAGGCCAAGAACCTTGAGATCCACCTGCGGGCGGGGGCACTCCCCGTTGAGGTCTCTCTTGCCGGCACGAACACCATCCCGGCGCCCCTGGGTGAGCATTTCACCAGGATGTGCATGTATGCCTTCATCGCCGCAGCTGTTGCCGTCGGAATCGTCATATTCTACCGTTACCGCGAACCTTCCATCGTCCTCCCCATGATGGGGGTCAACCTTTCCGAGATTGTCATCCTGCTCGGCATCGCAGCCGTTATCCGGCAGCAGCTCGACCTGGCAGCGATTGCCGGCCTTATCGCCGTCCTTGGGACGGGCATTGACCAGCTGGTCATTATTACAGATGAGGTTCTCCACGAAGGAAAAGTCCCGTCACGCCAACTCTATGAAAAGAGGCTTACCAGGGCGGTAGGAATCATCATGGTATCTGCGGCAACGGTGGTCATCGCGATGCTCCCGCTTGCCATCCTGCCTCTCCAATCCCTCCGCGGCTTTGCCGTCATCACCATCTTAGGCGTTCTCATAGGAGTCCTTATCACCCGTCCTGCGTACGGAAAAATAATTGCGGCGATCCTTTCCAAATAA
- a CDS encoding protein translocase subunit SecF, which produces MGFVTFDVNRYTPRQMVVLPMVLLIVSLIILCYGVVTTGMPAKPGMDFSGGTAITIYTEDSPDVLKTIFSDYPVIAIDSGIANGKFIKFGIMDEATFDSLTTILDARYPDAWQLAQIDATFGQTLQGLAKYALVFSFIGMAIVVFLAFRSFVLAGAIILAAIADIAMTAATMFVIGIELTLPTFAGLLMLIGYSVDSDILLTMRVFKRPGKLDEKLASAFHTGIIMTTTTLAAIAAMGIVAYLGNVPVIPAIASVLFIGLVFDLMNTWLTNAGIIKWYVERQEAGQRKESGKKRGVR; this is translated from the coding sequence ATGGGATTCGTCACCTTTGATGTGAACCGGTACACCCCCAGGCAGATGGTGGTGCTTCCCATGGTTCTCCTTATCGTATCACTGATCATCCTTTGTTATGGCGTGGTCACAACCGGGATGCCCGCCAAACCGGGTATGGATTTTTCAGGGGGCACAGCTATCACCATTTATACGGAAGATAGTCCTGATGTTCTTAAAACGATCTTTTCAGATTATCCGGTTATCGCTATAGATAGCGGTATCGCAAACGGGAAATTCATAAAATTCGGTATCATGGACGAAGCCACGTTCGATTCCCTTACCACGATCCTTGATGCGCGATATCCGGATGCCTGGCAGCTTGCCCAGATCGATGCAACCTTTGGACAAACGCTCCAGGGACTTGCAAAATATGCCCTTGTCTTTTCCTTTATCGGTATGGCAATTGTGGTGTTCCTCGCATTCCGGTCATTTGTTCTGGCAGGGGCAATAATTCTCGCAGCGATCGCTGATATTGCCATGACTGCTGCGACCATGTTCGTTATTGGTATCGAACTTACTCTTCCGACCTTTGCAGGACTCCTGATGCTGATAGGATATTCGGTGGATAGTGATATTCTACTCACGATGCGGGTATTCAAACGGCCGGGGAAACTGGACGAGAAGCTTGCCAGCGCATTCCATACCGGAATCATCATGACTACTACCACGCTTGCTGCTATTGCGGCGATGGGAATTGTCGCCTACCTGGGTAATGTTCCAGTCATCCCGGCCATCGCGAGCGTGCTTTTCATCGGACTTGTATTCGACTTAATGAATACCTGGCTCACCAACGCCGGTATCATCAAGTGGTATGTGGAGAGGCAGGAAGCCGGGCAGCGGAAAGAGTCCGGTAAGAAGAGGGGTGTAAGATGA
- a CDS encoding DUF2551 domain-containing protein, which yields MRSPHEIRTVVENRLRNYISRDRTGIRRALLQLFLRLKSLTIAEIYEALNKTFSISYHSVAAMVGIVASKIGILHVSKNRENPCSVYSLKEQYVDTVERIVGTA from the coding sequence ATGAGATCTCCGCACGAGATCAGGACGGTTGTTGAGAACCGCCTCAGGAACTACATCTCCCGGGACAGGACCGGGATACGGCGTGCCCTGCTGCAGCTCTTTCTCCGCCTTAAATCACTCACCATCGCCGAAATCTATGAAGCCCTCAACAAGACATTTTCAATCAGCTACCATTCCGTTGCCGCCATGGTGGGAATCGTCGCATCCAAAATCGGGATTCTCCATGTGAGCAAGAACCGCGAGAATCCCTGCAGCGTCTACTCCCTGAAAGAACAGTATGTGGATACCGTCGAACGGATTGTGGGGACGGCCTGA
- a CDS encoding archease produces MSFEELEHTADVRLRVKASTLEGLFSEAARAMMVVMYGSAEPGPMRRKIEVRAPDLESLMHAFLSEILYVSEVEDMVVSGAEVILSEGRVEGDLAGEPFSSARHRGGMEIKGISLSGLKVYRDNHTYILEVIFDV; encoded by the coding sequence ATGAGTTTTGAAGAGCTGGAGCATACTGCAGATGTCAGGCTGCGGGTGAAGGCAAGCACCCTGGAAGGGCTCTTTTCCGAAGCGGCCCGGGCAATGATGGTCGTGATGTACGGATCCGCAGAACCCGGACCGATGCGCCGGAAAATCGAAGTCCGGGCACCGGACCTGGAGTCGCTGATGCATGCCTTCCTCTCCGAGATACTCTACGTATCAGAGGTTGAAGATATGGTGGTTTCCGGAGCCGAAGTGATACTCTCGGAAGGAAGGGTAGAAGGAGATCTCGCTGGAGAACCGTTCTCATCTGCCAGGCACCGGGGTGGCATGGAAATCAAGGGGATCTCCCTCTCAGGGCTCAAGGTGTACCGGGACAATCATACTTATATCCTTGAGGTCATCTTTGATGTGTGA
- a CDS encoding RtcB family protein produces MLQGLTRIGPYEWEVPIGFVPDMRVPGRFFLSDLLAETLEPGAVQQLANVATMPGIVKYSLAMPDIHWGYGFPIGGVAAFGMEDGVISPGGVGFDINCGVRVLTTPLAAPDLVRKRELIEALFAAVPTGVGAKSTLRLDHKELSGMLIKGSKWAVEHGFGIEEDFLRCEEQGSMEGADPGAVSQKALQRGMPQSGTLGAGNHFLEVQRVEEVYDPRAAEVYGLSEGQICVMIHCGSRGLGHQVCTDHLRVLEAATRKYGISIPDRQLACAPLSSQEGLAYIGAMAASANYAWANRQIIMHATREVFARMYSISYEDMHLVYDVAHNIAKFEDHVVDGRRMRVCVHRKGATRAFGPGSPDLPPEYREVGQPVFIPGSMGTPSYLLHGTLVAMERTFGSTCHGAGRIMSRTKAKKQLSGREIREALGKKGILVRAHHNGAIADEAPEVYKPSGEVVRVVHETGISRLVARFTPLGVIKG; encoded by the coding sequence ATGCTTCAGGGATTGACAAGGATCGGGCCGTACGAATGGGAAGTGCCGATCGGGTTTGTTCCAGATATGAGGGTCCCGGGAAGGTTCTTCCTCTCGGACCTGCTGGCAGAGACTCTTGAGCCCGGGGCCGTCCAGCAACTTGCCAACGTTGCCACGATGCCGGGAATTGTGAAATATTCGCTTGCCATGCCTGACATTCACTGGGGATACGGTTTCCCAATCGGAGGGGTGGCTGCATTCGGCATGGAGGACGGAGTCATATCGCCCGGAGGAGTCGGATTTGATATCAACTGCGGTGTGCGGGTCCTCACCACGCCTCTCGCGGCACCCGATCTCGTCCGGAAACGGGAACTCATCGAAGCTTTGTTCGCCGCGGTCCCGACCGGTGTCGGTGCGAAGAGCACGCTCCGGCTCGACCACAAGGAGCTTTCCGGGATGCTCATAAAGGGATCAAAATGGGCGGTGGAACATGGTTTCGGCATTGAAGAGGATTTTTTGCGCTGCGAGGAACAGGGCTCCATGGAAGGGGCAGATCCTGGTGCGGTATCGCAAAAGGCCCTCCAGCGGGGGATGCCACAGAGCGGGACGCTCGGTGCAGGAAACCACTTCCTCGAAGTCCAGCGGGTCGAGGAGGTGTACGATCCCCGGGCGGCGGAAGTGTATGGCCTTTCTGAAGGCCAGATTTGCGTGATGATCCATTGCGGCTCCCGGGGCCTGGGACACCAGGTCTGCACGGATCATCTCAGGGTACTGGAAGCTGCCACCAGGAAGTACGGCATCAGCATCCCCGACCGGCAGCTGGCCTGTGCCCCGCTCTCCTCACAGGAAGGGCTGGCATATATCGGCGCGATGGCTGCATCGGCCAACTATGCGTGGGCAAACCGGCAGATAATCATGCATGCCACTCGTGAAGTGTTTGCCAGGATGTATTCGATATCCTACGAAGACATGCACCTCGTGTATGATGTTGCCCACAATATTGCAAAGTTCGAGGACCATGTCGTTGACGGCAGGCGAATGCGGGTCTGTGTTCACCGGAAAGGAGCCACGCGGGCTTTCGGGCCGGGATCGCCCGATTTGCCTCCCGAGTACCGGGAGGTGGGCCAACCGGTGTTCATCCCCGGAAGCATGGGGACGCCATCCTATCTTCTCCATGGCACCCTCGTGGCAATGGAACGGACGTTCGGGAGCACCTGTCACGGGGCAGGTCGGATCATGAGCCGGACAAAAGCAAAGAAGCAGCTCTCGGGGCGCGAGATCAGAGAAGCCCTCGGGAAGAAAGGGATTCTTGTCCGGGCCCACCACAACGGCGCTATCGCCGATGAAGCGCCGGAAGTCTATAAACCAAGCGGAGAAGTGGTCAGGGTTGTGCATGAGACCGGCATATCGCGGCTTGTTGCCCGGTTCACCCCGCTGGGGGTTATCAAAGGATGA
- a CDS encoding DUF2111 domain-containing protein: MNRYVISQDSSAGDLEPLGMAVHELLNRLPITARSRDNPGIRIESGTVVDREYSGPVLEEVLAGNHIVRKTPSSGVYKGVPVVVSPIRDNQGNAIGAIGVVDITGIFDLATLMEHQSAILKQVCGKDPCPLPTERVDAKR, encoded by the coding sequence ATGAATCGCTACGTTATCTCGCAGGACTCATCAGCAGGAGATCTTGAGCCGCTGGGGATGGCCGTCCACGAACTGCTGAACCGCCTTCCCATAACTGCACGTTCACGGGACAATCCCGGCATCAGGATTGAGAGCGGGACGGTGGTGGACCGGGAGTATAGCGGACCGGTACTGGAAGAGGTTCTGGCAGGAAACCATATCGTCAGGAAAACACCATCATCAGGGGTGTATAAGGGGGTGCCGGTCGTGGTGAGCCCCATCCGCGACAACCAGGGGAACGCAATCGGTGCGATCGGGGTGGTTGACATCACCGGGATCTTCGATCTTGCAACCCTGATGGAACACCAGTCGGCCATTCTCAAACAGGTCTGCGGGAAAGATCCCTGCCCGCTCCCGACCGAACGGGTGGATGCGAAAAGGTAG
- a CDS encoding biotin transporter BioY produces MLRDPARPVLIAFTAAFTGLIAIGSWISIPFVPVPLTLQTLFVILSGAVMGRYAAYPTGLYILMGALNIPVFHSGTAGLAVLLGPTGGYVLGFLPGALATGLAYEQHHATLRVAGIFFGLAIIFFFGMTWLSFSAGISLPMAFLIGVLPFIPGDAVKGYAVFLIAGRLEAFTGRSGNP; encoded by the coding sequence ATGTTGAGAGACCCGGCCAGGCCTGTTCTTATCGCTTTTACCGCTGCATTTACCGGCCTGATTGCCATCGGTTCATGGATATCGATCCCGTTCGTTCCGGTCCCGCTCACCCTGCAGACCCTCTTTGTTATCCTCTCCGGTGCCGTTATGGGAAGGTATGCGGCATACCCGACCGGTCTCTATATACTGATGGGGGCGCTGAACATTCCGGTATTCCATAGCGGGACGGCAGGACTCGCTGTATTGCTCGGCCCTACAGGAGGATACGTCCTCGGGTTTCTTCCCGGGGCACTTGCGACAGGGCTTGCGTACGAACAGCACCACGCGACGCTCCGGGTGGCGGGCATCTTCTTCGGCCTTGCGATCATTTTCTTCTTCGGGATGACCTGGCTCTCCTTCTCTGCCGGAATATCTCTCCCCATGGCATTCCTCATCGGCGTGCTCCCTTTCATCCCCGGTGATGCGGTCAAAGGATACGCGGTCTTCCTTATCGCCGGGAGACTCGAGGCTTTCACTGGCCGGAGCGGGAACCCATGA
- a CDS encoding energy-coupling factor ABC transporter ATP-binding protein — MIEIKDLRFRALTIPSLMIFDGTTAVIGENGSGKTTLLRLLAGLFRPESGSVKVDGVNPVPGTTGFVDEYPDRNVLFSQVADELAAPLRFRHIPCSEVDCRVKEAAATIGFGDRLNQTMDTLSGGEHVLIALLSALITCPETLVLDEFDSHLDYDSLQLADALIAGSGARTVIRCTQNMELAARCDKIVVLHHGAVLHEGRPEEVFSELEPGCCYPLSWRARR, encoded by the coding sequence ATGATCGAGATCAAGGATCTGAGGTTCCGAGCCCTCACCATCCCAAGCCTCATGATTTTTGACGGCACTACTGCCGTTATCGGTGAAAACGGGAGCGGGAAGACGACCCTGCTCCGCCTCCTGGCCGGGCTTTTCCGGCCGGAATCAGGCAGCGTCAAGGTCGATGGAGTAAACCCCGTTCCCGGGACTACCGGATTTGTCGATGAATACCCTGACCGGAATGTGCTTTTTTCCCAGGTTGCTGATGAACTCGCCGCACCGCTACGGTTTCGCCATATCCCATGCAGCGAGGTGGATTGCAGGGTGAAGGAGGCCGCGGCTACCATCGGGTTTGGTGACCGGCTCAACCAGACCATGGATACACTCTCCGGTGGAGAACATGTTCTCATCGCCCTCCTCTCAGCCCTGATAACCTGCCCTGAAACCCTTGTTCTCGATGAATTCGACTCTCACCTCGATTACGATTCTCTCCAACTGGCAGACGCCCTCATCGCCGGTTCAGGTGCACGGACCGTAATACGATGTACCCAGAACATGGAGCTTGCCGCACGGTGCGATAAGATCGTGGTTTTGCACCACGGGGCTGTTCTCCATGAAGGCCGCCCGGAAGAGGTCTTCTCAGAACTCGAACCGGGCTGCTGCTACCCCCTCTCCTGGAGGGCACGGAGATGA
- a CDS encoding ATP-binding cassette domain-containing protein, which produces MRLSLSAVEWHSGSWKFDADGVFTPGIHLISGRVGSGKTTLALLSSRLLRPDAGRVEYDGIGSRTLSFQHPEYHVTGSTLGEEAGSYGVDPSAACVRAGLAGREGEDPFRLSRGELKRFQLACILMRTWDLIILDEPFSALDCQGKLAICQSIQENRSSIVLVITHEQHILPRTDYLWEMRSGRLFGLGSLPGALSLWESAPGSVRMLREQGITPANLTRDDLMEAVCMMHG; this is translated from the coding sequence ATGAGACTATCGCTCTCCGCAGTGGAGTGGCACTCCGGGTCATGGAAATTTGATGCGGATGGGGTCTTTACCCCGGGCATACATCTGATCAGCGGAAGGGTGGGGTCAGGGAAGACCACTCTTGCCCTCCTTTCTTCGCGGCTGCTCCGGCCTGATGCAGGAAGAGTAGAGTACGACGGGATTGGCTCGCGCACCCTGTCCTTCCAGCACCCGGAGTACCATGTCACCGGATCCACCCTGGGCGAAGAGGCCGGATCGTACGGTGTGGACCCATCCGCCGCCTGTGTACGGGCCGGTCTGGCCGGGCGGGAAGGTGAGGATCCGTTCCGGCTCTCCCGGGGAGAACTCAAACGGTTCCAGCTCGCCTGCATCCTGATGCGGACCTGGGACCTGATCATTCTCGATGAACCCTTCAGCGCGCTGGACTGCCAGGGTAAGCTGGCCATCTGCCAATCGATCCAAGAGAACCGGAGCAGTATCGTGCTCGTCATTACCCATGAGCAGCACATCCTCCCGAGAACCGATTATCTCTGGGAGATGCGATCAGGAAGGCTGTTTGGGCTCGGCAGCCTGCCCGGTGCACTATCCCTGTGGGAATCTGCACCAGGGTCGGTGAGGATGCTCCGGGAACAGGGAATCACTCCCGCCAACCTGACAAGGGACGACCTCATGGAGGCGGTATGCATGATGCACGGATAA
- a CDS encoding pyruvate/oxaloacetate carboxyltransferase, producing the protein MSHGRLLITDTTLRDAHQSLIATRLKTEDMLPLAQTLDRAGFFSVEAWGGATFDSSIRFLAEDPWDRVRLLKEALTHTSIQMLLRGQNLVGYRHYPDDVVDKFVECAFNVGVDIFRVFDALNDIRNMKESMRMVKEVGAHLQGAICYTTSPVNSIPGFIDMVRELYAYECDSICIKDMAGLIMPDAARELITGIKDEMDVLVDLHSHATSGIAPMSYQAAAEAGVDILDTAMSPFALGTSQPPTESVVAAFRGTSRDTGIDLLDLRKARDVCLKLRDKYGGILNPISERVDSDVLVYQLPGGMISNLVSQLQEQDALDKMNAVYDEIPRVRADLGYPPLVTPTSQIVGTQAVLNVLLGGERYRNVTNEVKDYVRGLYGRPPAPINPEIVHRIIGDEEVITVRPADLLEPIYEKMKEQAMAEGLIKKEEDVITYILYPAIAPSFLKGERKPEELPQRTKPAAKPAEIPHSMEVEVDGEIFNVRIISVGGSAVAAAAAPVQKIPRGDIQGGVKSNMQGMVLEIAVGRGAEVKKGDLLVVLEAMKMENPIHSPFDGKVADIFVNTGDVVQSGDVLLVVE; encoded by the coding sequence ATGAGTCATGGACGTCTTCTGATCACTGATACAACACTTCGGGATGCCCACCAGTCCCTGATAGCGACGCGCCTGAAGACTGAAGACATGCTCCCCCTCGCACAAACCCTTGACAGGGCAGGCTTTTTCTCGGTTGAGGCCTGGGGCGGAGCGACGTTTGACTCGAGTATCCGTTTCCTTGCCGAGGATCCCTGGGACAGGGTCAGGCTGCTCAAGGAGGCGCTGACCCATACATCCATCCAGATGCTGCTCCGTGGCCAGAACCTTGTGGGATACCGTCATTATCCCGATGACGTGGTCGACAAATTCGTTGAATGTGCCTTCAATGTAGGCGTGGACATCTTCCGTGTCTTTGATGCGCTGAACGACATCCGGAACATGAAGGAGTCGATGCGGATGGTCAAGGAAGTCGGGGCACATCTCCAGGGCGCCATCTGCTACACCACGAGCCCGGTCAACTCCATCCCCGGTTTCATCGATATGGTGCGGGAACTCTATGCATATGAATGCGACTCCATCTGCATCAAGGACATGGCCGGGCTGATCATGCCTGACGCAGCGCGGGAACTCATCACCGGGATCAAGGACGAGATGGATGTCCTGGTCGACCTGCACAGCCACGCCACGAGCGGGATTGCACCGATGAGCTATCAGGCGGCAGCGGAGGCCGGTGTCGATATCCTCGATACTGCAATGTCGCCGTTTGCCCTCGGCACGTCCCAGCCCCCCACCGAGTCCGTGGTCGCCGCGTTCAGGGGAACATCCAGGGACACCGGCATCGATCTGCTGGACCTCCGGAAGGCCCGTGATGTCTGCCTCAAGCTCAGGGATAAGTATGGCGGGATCCTGAACCCCATCTCTGAGCGGGTGGACAGCGATGTACTGGTATACCAGCTTCCGGGGGGCATGATTTCGAACCTCGTCTCCCAGCTCCAGGAACAGGATGCCCTCGATAAAATGAACGCCGTGTATGACGAGATACCCCGGGTCCGGGCCGACCTCGGGTATCCTCCGCTGGTGACTCCCACCTCCCAGATCGTGGGGACACAGGCGGTCCTGAACGTTCTTCTCGGTGGTGAGCGGTACCGGAACGTCACCAACGAGGTCAAGGATTATGTCCGTGGACTCTACGGACGACCCCCGGCCCCCATCAACCCCGAGATCGTCCACCGGATCATCGGAGATGAAGAAGTCATCACCGTCCGCCCTGCAGACCTGCTCGAACCGATCTATGAGAAGATGAAGGAGCAGGCCATGGCCGAAGGCCTGATCAAGAAGGAAGAGGATGTCATCACCTACATCCTCTACCCGGCTATCGCTCCCTCCTTCCTCAAAGGGGAGCGCAAACCGGAAGAACTTCCCCAGAGGACGAAGCCTGCCGCAAAGCCGGCCGAGATCCCGCACAGCATGGAGGTCGAGGTGGACGGGGAGATCTTCAACGTAAGGATCATATCTGTCGGGGGAAGTGCGGTGGCGGCGGCTGCAGCTCCTGTCCAGAAGATCCCCCGCGGCGACATCCAGGGAGGGGTGAAATCGAACATGCAGGGGATGGTGCTCGAGATCGCGGTCGGCAGGGGTGCCGAGGTCAAGAAGGGCGACCTGCTGGTGGTGCTCGAGGCGATGAAGATGGAAAACCCCATCCATTCCCCCTTTGATGGGAAGGTCGCTGACATCTTCGTCAATACCGGGGACGTGGTCCAGAGCGGGGACGTGCTCCTGGTGGTGGAATGA